A part of Aspergillus flavus chromosome 5, complete sequence genomic DNA contains:
- a CDS encoding transcriptional regulator TACO1-like protein: MTAILNRDLLRKCARPQSVCYCCRGFASSSPSFAGHNRWSQIKHDKAKNDKAKSKERQIIGKEISSATQMWGADTKFNPRLTLALSNAKRAGIPKTVIEAAIARGQGISVTGEALEQVTIEAILPHSVAAVIECQTDQKARILQDLRYAIKDAGGTVTPTTYLFEKKGRIIFEKKDGLNPDDYLDQAIEAGAMDITADEEGRLIVFTEPTETKSVGEALTKSSQLTIEELEIIWDPNRDTLVELTEDEHVREIEDILSTLREESSVRDIYLNTTQQL, from the exons ATGACCGCAATTCTGAACAGAGACTTGCTCCGGAAATGTGCGCGCCCCCAATCGGTGTGCTACTGTTGTCGTGGCTTCGCCAGCAGTTCTCCTTCGTTCGCGGGACATAATCGATGGTCCCAGATCAAACATGACAAGGCAAAGAATGACAAGGCGAAAAGTAAGGAGCGCCAAATTATCGGCAAGGAAATCAGTAGCGCGACGCAAA TGTGGGGAGCGGATACCAAGTTCAATCCTCGGCTGACCCTTGCCCTCTCGAACGCAAAACGAGCCGGAATTCCAAAGACCGTGATTGAGGCAGCAATTGCAAGGGGCCAGGGTATAAGTGTAACTGGCGAGGCTCTCGAGCAAGTTACCATCGAGGCTATACTGCCCCATTCCGTTGCAGCCGTTATCGAATGTCAAACTGACCAGAAGGCGCGCATCTTGCAAGATCTCCGCTATGCTATCAAAGATGCCGGTGGAACCGTCACTCCGACTACGTATCTCTTTgaaaagaaggggaggaTAATattcgaaaagaaagacggTCTAAATCCAGATGACTATCTTGATCAGGCTATTGAAGCTGGCGCTATGGACATTacggcagatgaagaaggccgTCTCATCGTGTTCACAGAGccaacagaaacaaagagtGTGGGTGAAGCTTTGACAAAGTCATCTCAGCTCACAATTGaagaattagaaataatttgGGATCCGAACCGAGACACGCTGGTCGAACTGACGGAGGATGAACATGTGAGGGAAATAGAGGACATCCTCAGTACCCTTCGTGAGGAGTCGAGCGTTCGAGATATCTATCTCAACACTACCCAACAGCTCTGA